From the Cohaesibacter sp. ES.047 genome, the window CGGAAATGTCCTCCAGCTTGTCCCAGAAGAAGGGGTCCAGACGCAAGAAACCAAGATCCATCGTGCGATAGTGCAGCGCCTGCTCGACTTGCTCAACAATCGCGGGTGCATGCTGGCGGAAGGCCTTAATGATCGTTTTGACCGAAAAAAGGAAAATCCCGGCATTCCAGAGATGGGCTCCGGATGCCACCATTCTTTCCGCATCCTCAGGATCCGGCTTTTCGACAAAGCACTTGAGTTCAAAGGCCCGGGCAGCCTCTCCCCGCACGCATTCGGCCAGTTCGAGATAGCCATATCCGGTTTCGGGATATCTTGGCCTAATGCCAAAGGTCACGAGTTTTCCATCCTGAGCGGCCTTGCATCCCACAGCGACCGCCTCGCGAAAAGCCTCGGCATCGGGCACAAGATGATCGGACGGTGCGACCAGCATCAGGGCCTCGGGGTCAAGATCCTGTTGCAACAGGGCCGCGGCCAGAACGGACGGAGCGGTGTTGCGCTTCGAAGGCTCGATAACAACAGCACCCGGTTCGATGCCTACTTCAAGCAGTTGCTCGGTGACGATGAACCGAAAGTCCTGATTGGTGATGACCATTGGCGCGGCATAGTCCTCACCGGACAGGCGTCGGGCCGAAGCCTGAAACAGCGTATCGGCCCCCACCAGCTGGACAAACTGCTTGGGATAGCTTTTGCGAGAAAGGGGCCAGAGGCGCGTTCCGGACCCACCGCAAAGAAGAACAGGGATGATCACGGCGTCTTCTCTCCACACGGGCATGGATCGTTGCCGCTCATGGCAGGATGCATGCGGATCAGAGGTTTGACCGGCGTGACAATCCTCGACGGGATTGCAGCCAAGGCGATCGAGCCTTTCTCTGGCACGAGCAAGCAAACGGTTTGGCATTGCTATGCCGCGTCTGCCTGAACAGATGCGGCCTCACGCTGGCGAACTCCGGTTTTGCTTTTGTTAACCATGATTGCGCCCGAAATGGGACGCTTTTGCAAGTGTCTTTTTGCGCCTTTACACCAATGGATGGCTTTGATGGGCACGCCCGTCTGACAGGTCACAGCGCAGAAGCTGCTCCCCGGTCTGCGATTAGCTGGTCTTTGCGATGAAGTAGGGATTGGCAAAGGGAGCATCATCCTGCGTGCATTTGCCATAGGTAAGACGCTCGCCACAGGTGCGGGTGACGGTTCCGCCAGCTGCCGAAAGAATCGCATCCCCTGCGGCGGTGTCCCATTCCATGGTGCGGCTGAAACGTGGGTAAAGGTCAGCTTCACCTGATGCCAACAGACAGAACTTGAGGGACGAGCCGATCGATTTCTTCTCGCGCACGGGAAAACCCTGCAGATAATCATCGGTTTCGAGCGAGTTGTGGGACCGTGATCCGACCACGTCGACCTGTTCGCCTGGTTTGCGTACGCAAATGTCGCGCCGGTTGGTCACGGTATGGCTCACGCGCGGGTCTGCGACTTCTCCGCGCCACGCGCCCTTTCCCACTTCTCCAACAAACAGCCAGCCCTTGGCGGGGGTGAAGATCACTCCCAGCGCTGGCACATTGTCCCGGATAAGGGCGATGTTGACCGTGAACTCGCCGTTGCGCGCAATGAACTCCTTGGTGCCATCCAGCGGATCGACCAGGAAAAACACCCCGTTCACATCGGGGATATGTCCGGCAGCTGCGGCTTCTTCGGCAACCACGGGGATGTCCGGAGCCGCAGCTGCAAGGTGAGCAAGAATGATCGCCTCGGCCTCCCTGTCAGCCTTTGTCACCGGCGTTTCATCACCCTTGATCTCGACAACGAAGCCAGCCTCGTAGATATCGAGGATCACCTCCGATGCTGCCAGCGTGGCTTCGACAAGCTGATCACACAGACCAGTCATGGATCTCTCCCGACAGCAGATAGGTGGCGATGATCTCGGCGGCTTCCTCAGCTGTCATGGTTGCCGTGTTGACATGAATGTCCGGGTTGACCGGCTCTTCGTAGGGGCTGTCGATGCCGGTGAAGTTCTTCAGCTGACCGGACCGGGCCTTGGCATAAAGGCCCTTGATGTCGCGCGCCTCGCAAACATCGAGCGGTGTATCTACAAAGATCTCCACGAATTCCCCCTCACCGAGCATTTCGCGTATCATACGGCGTTCGGCGGCATAGGGCGAGATAAAAGCGGTGAGGACGATGAGACCCGCGTCGACCATCAGCTTGGAGACCTCGCCGATGCGGCGGATGTTCTCCACGCGGTCGACGTCTGTAAAGCCCAGATCCTTGTTGAGGCCATGCCGGACGTTGTCGCCATCCAACAGATAGGTGTGGCGGCCCTCATTGTGCAGCTTCTTCTCGACAAGGTTGGCAATGGTTGATTTGCCCGAGCCGGAGAGGCCGGTGAACCAGAGCACCTTGGGCGTCTGGTATTTCATCGACGCACGTGCCCCCTTGTCGACATCCACGGCCTGCCAATGGATATTGTCAGCCCGTCGCAAGCCATACCAGACAAGGCCGGCTGCCACCGTCTGGTTGGTGAAGCGGTCGATGAGAATGAAGGAGCCTGTCTTGCGGTTCTCTTCATAGGTGTCCATCGCCAAGGGATCGGAGAAGGCAAGATTGCAGAAGCCGATCTCGTTGAGCTCAAGCGCCTTGCCCGCCATCTGATGGGTGGAATCGTTGACGTCCAGCTTGTGCTTCAAGGATGTGACCGTCGCCTGCGTCTGCTGGCTGCCCATCTTGATGATGTAGGGGCGTCCGATCAAAAGATGGCTCGTATCCATCCAGATCAGGTGGGCCGAGATCTGATCGGAGACCAGCGGACGATGCGTGGTGGGTGCCAAAAGATCGCCGCGTGAGATGTCAATCTCGTCTTCGAGCGTGATGGTGACCGCGTCCCCCGCCTCGGTCTCGAGCAAGTCGCCATCCATGGTGACGATCTTTTTGATGCGGCTGGTCTTGCCGGACTTGGCGACAACCAACTCATCGCCAACCCGGGCATGGCCGGACGCGACGGTGCCTGAGAAGCCGCGGAAGTTGAGGTTGGGGCGGTTCACCCACTGCACCGGGAAACGGAAGGGAAGAGAACGATCAGCACTCTCCACATCGATTTCTTCCAGATAGCCCAAGAGGGTCGGCCCCTCATACCAAGGCATTCTGTCGCTTTGGGCGACGACGTTGTCGCCATAACGGGCCGAGATGGGCACCGGCGTGATGGTCTCGAATTCAAAGCTTCGCGCGAATTCCTCATAGTCGGCAACGATCTTGTCGTAGACCTCTTGGGAATAGTCCATCAGGTCCATCTTGTTGATCGCCAGCACCACATGGCGCACACCGATCAGCGAGTTGATGAAGCTGTGGCGGCGGGTCTGGGTCAAGACACCCTTGCGGGCGTCGATGAGGATCACCGCCAGATCGCAGTTGGACGCGCCGGTTGCCATGTTGCGGGTATATTGCTCGTGGCCCGGCGTGTCGGCGACAATGAACTTGCGCTTGTCGGTCGCAAAGAAGCGGTAAGCCACATCGATGGTGATGCCCTGCTCCTGCTCGGCCTGCAGGCCATCAAGCAGCAGTGCCAGATCAATGTCATCGCCGGTGGTGCCGTGTTTCTTGCTGACCGCTTCCAGTGCGGACATCTGGTCTTCGAAAATCGTCTTGCTGTCGAACAACAGGCGGCCAATGAGGGTGGACTTGCCATCGTCGACGCTGCCGCAGGTCAGGAAGCGCAGGATGTCGCGGCTCTCCTCGCGGGCAAAGTCTTCGCCTTTGAGGATGGCTTGGCCTGAAGCGGTATCGGTTGCAGTGGTCATCAGAAATATCCCTCCCGCTTCTTCTTCTCCATGGAGGCGG encodes:
- the cysQ gene encoding 3'(2'),5'-bisphosphate nucleotidase CysQ, encoding MTGLCDQLVEATLAASEVILDIYEAGFVVEIKGDETPVTKADREAEAIILAHLAAAAPDIPVVAEEAAAAGHIPDVNGVFFLVDPLDGTKEFIARNGEFTVNIALIRDNVPALGVIFTPAKGWLFVGEVGKGAWRGEVADPRVSHTVTNRRDICVRKPGEQVDVVGSRSHNSLETDDYLQGFPVREKKSIGSSLKFCLLASGEADLYPRFSRTMEWDTAAGDAILSAAGGTVTRTCGERLTYGKCTQDDAPFANPYFIAKTS
- a CDS encoding mannose-1-phosphate guanylyltransferase/mannose-6-phosphate isomerase produces the protein MPNRLLARARERLDRLGCNPVEDCHAGQTSDPHASCHERQRSMPVWREDAVIIPVLLCGGSGTRLWPLSRKSYPKQFVQLVGADTLFQASARRLSGEDYAAPMVITNQDFRFIVTEQLLEVGIEPGAVVIEPSKRNTAPSVLAAALLQQDLDPEALMLVAPSDHLVPDAEAFREAVAVGCKAAQDGKLVTFGIRPRYPETGYGYLELAECVRGEAARAFELKCFVEKPDPEDAERMVASGAHLWNAGIFLFSVKTIIKAFRQHAPAIVEQVEQALHYRTMDLGFLRLDPFFWDKLEDISVDYAVMEKAENLVVVPFGSEWSDLGGWDAIWRVSEKDENGVAVSGPVTAIECQNSLLRSEDETQELVGIGVRNIVAVAMPDAVLVAGVHRAQDVGKVVEALKVKRAEQAEAFQLEHRPWGWYERLVLGDRFQVNRIVVHPGASMSLQSHHHRSEHWVLVEGTARITLDDESELLTENQSIYIPQGAVHRLENPGKLPAVLIEVQTGAYLGEDDIIRFVDMYHRS
- the cysN gene encoding sulfate adenylyltransferase subunit CysN; the protein is MTTATDTASGQAILKGEDFAREESRDILRFLTCGSVDDGKSTLIGRLLFDSKTIFEDQMSALEAVSKKHGTTGDDIDLALLLDGLQAEQEQGITIDVAYRFFATDKRKFIVADTPGHEQYTRNMATGASNCDLAVILIDARKGVLTQTRRHSFINSLIGVRHVVLAINKMDLMDYSQEVYDKIVADYEEFARSFEFETITPVPISARYGDNVVAQSDRMPWYEGPTLLGYLEEIDVESADRSLPFRFPVQWVNRPNLNFRGFSGTVASGHARVGDELVVAKSGKTSRIKKIVTMDGDLLETEAGDAVTITLEDEIDISRGDLLAPTTHRPLVSDQISAHLIWMDTSHLLIGRPYIIKMGSQQTQATVTSLKHKLDVNDSTHQMAGKALELNEIGFCNLAFSDPLAMDTYEENRKTGSFILIDRFTNQTVAAGLVWYGLRRADNIHWQAVDVDKGARASMKYQTPKVLWFTGLSGSGKSTIANLVEKKLHNEGRHTYLLDGDNVRHGLNKDLGFTDVDRVENIRRIGEVSKLMVDAGLIVLTAFISPYAAERRMIREMLGEGEFVEIFVDTPLDVCEARDIKGLYAKARSGQLKNFTGIDSPYEEPVNPDIHVNTATMTAEEAAEIIATYLLSGEIHDWSV